A region from the Linepithema humile isolate Giens D197 chromosome 1, Lhum_UNIL_v1.0, whole genome shotgun sequence genome encodes:
- the LOC136998916 gene encoding uncharacterized protein yields the protein MEVDAIVEMFSRSEELHGIKYSNYIGDGDSKTFKGIVDSNSYKDLTVRKKECIDHVQKRMGKQFRDLKKTTKGLDGKGKLTASLIDELTIYYGLAIRRNHDSVQKMRDAIWATLYHKISTDKNSQHDNCPQGADSWCSWQKAKAASKLHEYTYKEPLSDIVYQAIKPIYENLSTDDLLTRCLGGYTQNNNESLNALVWSIAPKRNSAGKIITDIATDVAICSFNDGYTSLMQIMQVMNIIVGTNCNNYCVEADEHRIKKAKHSLTDAAKEARKDLKHARKKSDEADEEAEGQLYGAGIAD from the coding sequence ATGGAAGTCGATGCGATCGTGGAAATGTTTTCGCGCTCCGAAGAATTACATGGCATTAAATACTCCAATTACATAGGCGACGGAGATAGTAAAACTTTTAAGGGTATAGTAGATTCAAACTCTTATAAAGATCTTACTGTACGTAAAAAAGAGTGCATCGACCACGTGCAAAAGCGTATGGGCAAGCAGTTtcgagatttaaaaaaaacaactaaAGGTTTAGACGGAAAGGGCAAATTGACGGCATCATTGATTGATGAATTGACTATTTATTATGGTTTGGCTATTAGAAGGAACCACGATTCTGTACAAAAAATGAGAGATGCAATTTGGGCGACGTTGTACCACAAGATTTCAACTGACAAAAACTCGCAGCACGATAATTGTCCCCAAGGTGCAGATTCTTGGTGCTCATGGCAAAAGGCTAAAGCTGCAAGTAAACTCCACGAGTATACGTATAAAGAACCTTTGAGCGATATTGTATATCAGGCTATAAAACCAATATACGAAAATTTAAGTACTGACGATCTGTTGACACGTTGCTTAGGAGGATATACTCAAAATAACAACGAAAGTTTGAATGCTCTTGTATGGTCGATCGCGCCAAAAAGAAACTCTGCTGGCAAAATAATAACAGATATAGCTACAGACGTGGCTATATGTTCCTTCAATGATGGTTATACAagtttaatgcaaattatgcAGGTGATGAACATCATTGTAGGAACtaattgtaacaattattGTGTGGAAGCAGATGAGCATCGTATCAAGAAGGCCAAACACTCGCTGACAGATGCCGCAAAAGAGGCTCGAAAGGATTTAAAACATGCTAGAAAAAAATCTGACGAAGCTGACGAGGAAGCTGAAGGACAGCTTTATGGCGCAGGAATTGCAGATTAA